In the SAR86 cluster bacterium genome, TATTCCAGTAAATATTCAAAAAGATATAGACTTAAAAACTAGCAATGGATAAAAATGTTTGGGTAGTCGACGACGATGAATCAATCAGATGGGTTCTTGAAAAAGGTCTTTCTGATGGAGGAATGGATGTGCAAACTTTTGATTCAGCCAATAAGGTTATTAAGAAACTTGAAACAGAAAATCCGCATCTCATACTTACCGACATTAGAATGCCCGGACCTAGTGGAATAGACCTACTCGATAAAGTAAAAGAACTTCGACCAGAAATCCCAGTTATCGTCATGACTGCTCATTCGGATCTAGATAGTGCTGTTGAATCTTATGAACATGGTGCGTGGGAATATTTACCTAAACCTTTTGATATTGAGGAAGCATTATCAATGGTTAAAAGGGCTACATCAGCTGATGAGATTAATAGGGAGGAACCAACAGAAACTCAGGCTGAGGTTATTGGAGAAGCGCCTGCGATGCAAGAAGTCTTCAGAGCGATTGGTAAGTTATCAAATTCAAATTCTACCGTTTTGCTAAATGGCGAATCTGGTACAGGAAAAGAGCTTGTTGCCAGAGCCCTTTATCAGCATAGTCCTAGAAAAGATAAAACCTTCATTGCCCTAAATATGGCAGATATTCCGAAGGAACTCCTAGAAGCAGAACTCTTTGGGCATGAGAAAGGTGCTTTTACTGGTGCAGATGAAAGAAGGATCGGAAGATTTGAACAGGCAGATGGAGGTACCTTATTTCTAGACGAAATTGGAGATATGCAACTTGAAACTCAAACTAGACTTTTGAGAGTACTTTCTAACGGAGAATTTTATAGGGTTGGTGGCAGGGAGCCGATAAAAGTTGATGTCAGGATCATTACAGCAACGCACCAAAATATCGAAGATTTAGTTAAAGCTGGAAATTTTAGAGAGGACCTTTTCCATAGACTTAATGTAATTAAACTATCCTTACCGAAGTTAAATGAAAGAAAAGAAGATATTCCAACTTTAGTAAAACATTTCTTTAAGAAATCTTCTGATGAACTTGCTGAAGAAAAAAAATATCTTTCTGCAGAGGTAGAAGACTACTTTATGACTCTTTCTTGGCCGGGTAATGTCAGACAACTAGAAAATACTTGTAGATGGCTCACAGTCATGTCTCCAACTAGAGAAGTAAAATTGGAAGATTTACCCGATGATCTCAAAGTAGAAAATATAGAAAATATGAATGATTGGACTAAGGTCTTACAGTCTTGGTCAGAGAATTATTTAGCAAAAGGTAATAACAATTTACTTGAAGAAGCTATACCAGACTTTGAGAGAACCATCATTAAAGTCGCGCTCAATAAAACTATGGGAAGAAAAAAAGAAGCTGCGGAATTGCTCGGTTGGGGAAGGAATACTTTAACTAGAAAAATTAAAGAGCTTGGCTTAGATAGCTAATTATTTTGCTTTTACAAGGGGCATGCCACTCTGTGTCCAGTTCATCATCCCACCAGAAAGAACATTTACGTTTATATAACCCTGCTTTTTTAACTCTCCTGAGGCTTTGGAAGAAACAGTACCATTTTTACAAATTAGAATGATGCAATCTTCTTCGCCAGCCTTAAAGAGTGCATCTTCTTTTAAGAGATTACTAGGTTGAAGATTCATAGCGCCTGCAACGGTTCCAGCTCCATATTCAGCAGAGCTTCTTAGATCATAAATAAAAGGACTTTCCTTGTTGATCAACCTTGTCATCTCTGAATTGTCTACTTTATTACCACCTTTTCTTCTTTCATAAACAATCAAAGCGAATATGAGTGTCAATAGGACTAAGACAGCCAAAAAATTATCACTGATAAATACAAAGAATTTATTCATTTCGGGACAGGATTATATAGATTACTAAGTTAAAATATAAAAACTTTTAATAATATTATGAAATCAAAACTTGTTCTGGTCAGACACGGTCAAAGTGAATGGAATGCAAAAAATCTATTTACAGGTTGGAAAGATCCTAAATTAACTGATCTAGGAATTCGGGAGGCAATAAAAGCTGGAGAGCTATTGGATATAAGAAATCTAAAGTTCGATCTAATGTTCACTTCAGATCTATTTAGGGCTCAAGAAACCGGTCGCTTGATCCTAGAACAGATAAACCAAAAAGATATAGAAATAATTCAAGATCAGTCTCTTAATGAAAGAAATTATGGAGACCTAGCAGGACTAAATAAAGACGAAGCGAGAGAGAAGTGGGGAGAAGAACAAGTCCATATTTGGAGACGATCTTTCGATGTCCCTCCGCCAGGCGGAGAGAGTCTAAAAAATACTGCCGAGAGAGTGCTTCCTTACTTTGAACGCGAAATCATGCCAAAGGTTAAGAAAGGCTTAAATATCTTAGTTGCAGCTCATGGAAATTCTTTGAGGGCTTTGGTAATGCATTTAGAGAAAATTAGTTCGGAGGAGATTGTGAAATTAGAAATAGCTACTGGGGACCCTTTAATTTATGAATTTTCGAATGGAGACTTTCTTAGGGTTGATTAAAACCTAACAGTAATACCGGAAGCCTTCATAGCCTCTTTGGCATCTTTAATGGAGAACTCTGAAAAATGAAAGATACTTGCTGCTAAAACTGCTTCAGCGCCTCCAATTTTTACTCCATCTATTAAATGATCAAGATTTCCCACTCCACCAGAGGCTATAACAGGAATAGATATTCTTGAAGAGACTTTAGAAACCAAGTTATTATCGAAACCTTCTTTTGTTCCATCTCTGTCCATACTGGTAAGTAGAATTTCACCTGCTCCATATTCAGTAACTTTTTCGGTCCACTCTAAAACATCTATACCAGTTCTATTCCTGCCTCCGTAAGTAACAACTTCCCATGTATTATCTTTATCTGTCTTGGCTTTAGCATCAACAGCAACAACAATACATTGTGATCCGAATTTATCAGCCGCTTCCTGCACGAAGCCAGGATTCTCTACTGCTGAAGTATTTATGCTTACCTTATCTGCACCAGATCTTAAAAGTTTCTTAATATCTTCTATCTTCCTTACTCCACCTCCAACGGTAAGAGGGATAAAAACCTGGCTCGCTATACTTTCTACAGTCTTATAAGTCGTGTCTCTAGTCTCGTGACTGGCAGTAATATCTAACATAGTGATTTCATCAGCTCCTTCGGTATCATATCGTTTTGCAATCTCGACTGGATCACCAGCGTCACGGATATTTAAGAAATTTACTCCCTTCACTACTCTACCCTTATCTACATCAAGACAGGGAATAATGCGCTTTGCAACTGACATAGTTAGTTTCCTAGTACCTCGAGAACATCGGCATAAGTAAAAGCTTTCTCATATAGTGCTCTTCCACATATTACACCTGAGATATTCTTTCTATCATCAAGTTGGATAATATGATCTAGAGAGGAAACACCTCCAGAAGCAATTACAGGAATTTTTGTTTGGTTAGCTAAGTCCGATGTAGCCTCGATATTGGGTCCTATCATCATTCCATCCTTTGATATATCAGTGAAGATAATAGCTGCGATAGGATCATCCTCAAATTTTTTGACTAACTCGGCAGGAGAAATTTCAGAACCCTTTAGCCAGCCCTGAGTTTTTACAATACCATCAAGGGCGTCAATGCCTAGAACCAAGCGATTTGGGTACTTAACGCAAAAGTCTTTTAACATATCGGGCTCTTCAACAGCAGAAGTGCCCATAATAACCCTCTCGATCCCAGCTTTTAAATATTCCGATGCCGACTCAAAACTTCTAATACCTCCTCCTATTTGTATTCTTTCTTCCGGAAACTCTGAAATGATAGAAAATATGATTTCTTGATTCATGGGTTTACCTTCAACAGCACCATCTAAATCAACTATATGTAGAATTTCTGCTCCCTGAGAAAACCAAGAGCCAGCTGTTGAGATTGGATCTTCAGAGAATATAGTTTCTTCATCCATTTTCCCTTCTCGCAGCCTAACGCATTTCCCATTTTTTAAGTCTATTGCTGGAATTACGATCATCTAAACACTCCAATCCAAGAAGTTTTTATATAACTGTAATCCTGCACTTTGGCTCTTTTCAGGATGAAACTGGACAGCAAAAATATTATCTTTCGCAAAGGACGATACAAACTTTTCACCATGAATTGTTTCGGTAAGAGCATCTTTAGATGAAGGACAGCAATAACTGTGAACAAAATAAAAATAACTGGAATCTATAATATTCTTCAGTAGAAAGTGCTCTTTTAGATAATAAACCTGATTCCATCCCATATGAGGGACTTTGATATCTTTATTAGACTGAATCTTACATACTTTTCCATTCAACAAGCCCAACCCTTCAACTCCACCATTTTCTTCACTTGATTCTAAAAGCATTTGCATACCTACACAGATAGCGAGAGTAGGTTTCTTTTTAACCTCTTCAAGTACTGTCTCTTTTAAATCGATAGAAAAGGCCTCCATGCAATCCTTAATGGCACCCACTCCTGGAAAAACTAATTTATCAGAAGTTTTTATCACTTCCTGATCAGAAGTTATGACTATACTTTCTTTCTGCGAGACAGCCTCTAGGGCCTTGCTCACTGAGTGCAGATTACCCATTCCATAATCGATAACAGCAATTTGTGTCATCTATTAAAGCCCTACAAAGCTCCTTTTGTTGAAGGGATAATATCGGCCTGTTTTGAATCTATTTCCAGAGCCATCCTTAATGCTCTTCCAAAAGCTTTAAAAATGGTTTCAATTTGGTGATGAGTGTTTTCACCATAGAAGTTCTCAATGTGAAGAGTCATAAATGCGTGATTACTGAGTGATTGAAAGAAGTGCTCAAACATGTTGACATCAATACCGCCAACCTCTTCTTTGACAAAATCGACTTTCATGAATAATCCAGGTCTTCCAGAAAAATCTAATACCACTCTTGAAAGAGCCTCATCTAGTGGGATATAGGACTGACCATATCTTCTTATGCCCTTCTTATCTCCTATTGCTTTATTAAAAGCTTCTCCTAATGAAATACCTATATCTTCGATAGTGTGGTGATCATCAATATGTAAATCGCCCTTAGCTTTAATACTAAGATCAATCATTCCATGTCTACCAATCTGATCAAGCATGTGTTCAAGAAAAGGTAATCCGGTATCAAACTCTGTTTTACCTGTCCCGTCTAGATTTAGCTCAATAGCTATTTGGGTCTCCGAAGTATCTCTATTTACAACTACCTTTCGCATAATAAATTCCAATAAGGGCGCGCATTATATCTAATATGTTCAAGTTCTTCATTACTAGTACAATTAACGTAATATTTGTATGTCTGAACTTAGTAAAAAACTGATCAAATGGCACAAGAAATCAGGTCGTAAAGATTTGCCTTGGCAGATTCAAACAAATCCATATAAAGTTTGGATATCTGAAGTCATGCTTCAGCAGACTCAAGTACAAACGGTAATACCTTATTACCTGAGATTTATAGATAGGTTCCCTAATATCAATTCACTTGCCGAATCCAATGAAAACGAAGTTTTAAGTTACTGGTCAGGGTTAGGTTATTACTCAAGGGGAAGGAATTTACTTAAGACTGCAAAGATTCTTAAAGATGATTTCAATTCCATGATGCCTCAGTGCTCGCAAAAATTAGAATCATTGCCTGGAATTGGAAAATCGACTGCTGGGGCCATTCTCTCTTTAGGTTTTAAACAAAAAGCTCCTATTCTAGATGGAAATGCAAAGCGACTATTAGTTAGATATTTTAAAGTGGAGGAACCTATTGATTCTACTAAGACAATTAAGAATCTTTGGGAAATAGCCTCTAAGAATTTGCCTCATCAAGAATGCGATATTTATACTCAGGCAATTATGGATGTGGGCTCCTTGATTTGTAAAAGAAAGAGTCCTGACTGTGAAAATTGTCCATTAAATAAAACATGCCTCTCATTCAAAGAAGGTATTCAAGATTCACTTCCTCTTAAATCTCCTTCAAAAAAGAAACCAAGCAAACAGCTCTATTGGCTGCTTTTGCAAAATAAAGAAGGTGAAGTTCTCTTGGAAAATAGAACCTCAAAAGGTGTATGGAGAGGTTTATGGACCTTTATAAGTTTTGATGAAATAGAATCAAGAAAAGAATTTATTAAAAGACTCCCCAAAGGTTATGAATTTATAGAACAGCATTTAAAGCTAAAACACACCTTCACTCACTATAAATTAGATATAGATACTACTTTAGTGAGATTAAACGAAGATTTCCAAAATCTAGATAATAATAAAGTGTGGTTTAATAACAAAGAATTATCAGAGATTGGCATGCCAATGCCTGTAACTAAAATTTTAAAAGATCATATTGAAGATGCGCAAAGTTTTTTGTAAGAAATACGGTGAAGAGTTAGAGGGATTGGATAAACCTCCCTATCCAGGACAAAAAGGTGAAGACATATTTGATAATGTATCAAAAAAAGCTTGGGAGGAATGGTTGGAACACCAAAAGATGCTCATTAATGAAGGTCAAATAAACCTTGCAGATAGGGACTCTCGAAAATGGCTAAATGAGCAAATGGATCTTTTTCTGTCAGGAAAAGATTACGCAAAACCAACGGGGTTCAAGCCAGTTGAGTAAAACCTACTTTTTTAGAGTCAATTAATTGTATACAATCGCAACACCTTAAATGCCCAGATAGCTCAGTCGGTAGAGCAAAGGACTGAAAATCCTTGTGTCGGTGGTTCGATTCCACCTCTGGGCACCACTTCCCAAGCATGTTTCAGCTTGATAGTCTATTAGCCAAATAGAAAAAGTCACCACATAGTCACCACATCTATATCAAAAGCTTTCGCAATCTATAAATCTGTTCGGGTTAGTTTCATCTTATGTTTGATGGGTACGCATGAGCCATGCCACATACCGGGGGAGTATATGAACTGCTCAAACATTTTTAGCCAAAAAAGGTTGTAAAGTAGTAGAGTAAGAATCATGTTAAAACTACCCAATCCAAGAGACCTTGTTCTAGATAAAGAGGTTAAAGTTTCTAATGGGATTAAAGGACACCAACACCGGGAAAAGAATCAATTAAAGAGAAAGTATTTCCAGATACATGACTTAGAGGAGTTTGATTGATGGATATGCTTATATTCCTAATAGCCCTTTCAGTTGCTTTCGGATGCTACTATTTGTTTAGAGGCAAAGAAAGGAAAGATAATTAGCTAGTGTTTGCAGTTGCTTTTGTAACTATGGTCTTTTTAGTTATATTTAATTCATAGATAACTTATGCAAGAAGACGAAGAACTAACTCTTGAAGATGTCGAAGATAAGATTGAGAAATTAGAGTCTGATATAAATGACAGGCTAGATGCTCAAGAAGAAGTACTTGAATCTTTCAACGAAGCCTTGGAAAGAATTGATGACTACCTAACAAATACTCTAGGAAATGAACTTGAGATTATCGAAGTAGAGATAGAGCATGCCAAAGAAAGAAGATTAGAGGTATCACAAGAACTTCGAGAAGAGATTCGTGAAGAAGTTATGTCTCTAAGAGAATATATTAATGAAAATTTTAAACATAATTAAGACTACCTAATGAAACACCTACTTCTCTCACTAACCTTAATACTCTCTGCTAATGCTTGGGCTGAAGATTACGAAAATGAAATAATTTTTTATCAAGAATTTAGCCCGCTTAAAAATGAGCAAGAAACTGCTAAGTTTGCTGAATACTATCAGAGCATAGTCGATAAAAATGAGCCAGACACTCTCGGATGGAAGTTTTTTAAAGCAGACGACAAAGTCATAGAAATACTAAGATGGAAAGATTCACAAGCAATAGTTAGACATCTAGAAAATGTTTCTGAAGGTGGAATCTTTGAAAACGATTTTAAATCTTTTAATGAACACTTTGCTATCGAAAGCATAAAAGTATACGGAAATGTAGATGCTGATGTTAAAAATTTGCTTATGGATTTTGGACTGCCTTTTGAATTCTATCCACTAATTGCTGGATATAGCAGATAAATGAAACACCTAACCACTTACTGAAATTTGATATGTATTATCCCGCTTTAATTGTTTTTGTTATAACCCTAATCCCCCTATTTTTCACAAAGTTCCTTTTTCTTGCTGAATGGGAAAGACCTAAAGATTTAAATGGTTTAGATGCTAGAGTGATTATCTTCTGGGGCTATGTGTTTGGCATGGTTCTACCAATAGGTCTTGTAGCGTTTAGAGGTTATATTATTTAGAAGTATGAAAGCTCCATTGATATTTTTATTATGCGTAGTGATATTTGTAATCTCTATGGTGTGGCTTTCTGCTTAATTGTTATGAAAGACCTAGAACTAGAACTCCAAACTCTCCTATAATTAGTGAATAAATGTTTATTAAAACTATATCTTTTTTACTTTTCTTTTTTTGTACCTTCTTTTTACTGATAGGTGTTTATTTAATAAGCGTCTCATTGACGAATTTCCAAGGAGAACTGCTAATAGTAAATCTCTTATCTTCTTTGATGTGTTTTGCAATTTCTGGAGCTTTATATCTTCTTAGAAAAAAATTAAATGAAAAAAATATTGATTAGTTATTTCAATATCCAAATGAAAAAATTCCTAGTCTTATACCTCATTTCGTTCGCTTCTCTGAATGTTTATTCAAACTACACATTAGATCAAGAGACGACAATTGCAGAGATCAATGGAATCTCGCTTGCTTATAAAAGTATTGGCATGGAGGAAGATCCACCTGTATTAATGGTAATGGGCCTACTGGCATCACATAAAGTTTGGGGAGAAACCATTGTCAATGGACTTGTCGATTCTGGGTACAGGGTTATCCTCTTTGACAATAGAGATACAGGGGATAGTGAGAAGTTAGATAGGCTAGGAAGACCTAATCTTTATTGGAAGTACTTTCTTTATTCCTTGGGTATTGGTTTTAATGCGCCATATACACTTGAAGATATGGCATATGATGGTATTGCATTATTAGACCACTTAGATATTGAAGAGGCTCATATAATTGGAGCTTCTATGGGAGGCATGATAGCTCAAATAATAGCGTCCAAATTTCCAGATAAGACGACCAGCTTAGTGTCACTTATGTCATCTCCTAGAATTCCAAAAACCTCTGAGATTTCACAAGGAAATCAAGAAAATCTAAGAAATATGGAAAATGTTGATACAGAAGGTGCGCGAGAATATGGCTTTTATCCAAGGGCAATGCCTAGGCAATTGACTGCAGTTTTTAAGGCCGGAGACAGGTCTGATATTGTAAAAAATATCTCCGTACCAACGCTGGTACTTCATGGAGAAGATGATGCTTTAATACCCGTAAGTTATGGAAGGCTTACTTCAGAACTCATACCAAACTCAACATTTAAGGTTTACAAAGATATGGGTCATAATTTACCCAAAGAAGTTATACCTATTTTGATCGAGGATATTGTAAATTTTTACAAAAAAGTAGATGAAGTTCTTTAATAAAGAAAATAAATTATATCCACCAATCGAACCTTATGATTCCGGCTATATAAAGCAAGGAATCCATGAAATTTATTATGAACAATGCGGGAATCCCAAAGGTAAACCTGCAGTATTCCTTCATGGTGGGCCTGGTGGAGGTGCTGGAAGCTTTTCTAGAAGATTTTTTAATCCTAAGAAATATCGCATAGTTCTTTTCGATCAGAGAGGATGTGGAAAAAGCAAACCCCACACTTGTCTTGAAAATAATACTACTTGGCACCTAGTTGAAGACATTGAGTCAATAAGAAAAAAATTAAGCATAGATAAGTGGCTTGTTTTTGGTGGTTCTTGGGGTAGTACTCTCGCATTGGCTTATGCACAGAGTCATCCTCAAAACGTAACAGAGCTTGTTTTAAGGGGTATCTTTATGTTGAGACATAAAGAAATCCAATGGTTCTATCAATATGGAGCAAGCGAATTATATCCGGAAGCATGGCAGGGATTTTTGAACGAAATTCCAAAAGAAAAGAGAGGCGATTTGGTTGATGCCTATAGGGAAATCTTTAATGGAGATGATGAAGAAAAAAAATTATCAGCTGCAAAAGCCTGGTCTAAATGGGAGGCATCTACTAGTTTTATTAATCATAATCCCGAAGCTGTAAAAGATTCTGTGGACAGCAAATTTGCATTAGCTTTTGCTCTTATTGAAAACCATTACTTTGTGAATAATGGTTTCTTGGAAAATGAAAATCAACTTCTCGATAATATCGATAAAATCAGAGACATCCCTGCTGTAATAATTCAAGGAAGATACGATGTAGTATGCCCTCCTACGACTGCTTATGAGCTACATTCGAGATGGCCAGAATCTGAACTAAAAATAGCTCCTTTTTCAGGTCATTCTGCATTCGAAAAGGAAATAACACACCTACTAATAGAAACAACAGACAGATTTTCCAAAACCTAATAATCAAAAATGATAAAAATTCTAAAATTCCCAATTCTGATAACTTTAATTTTATGTAGCCCACTCTTTTATGCTGAGGGTAATCACAAGATATTCAATCTAGGAGATTTTGACCTAGAGAGTGGAATCACATTACCAAATGCTAAGTTATCTTATGTAACTCATGGAAAATTAAATAAGGAAAAGGATAATTTAATAGTTGTTCCTTCTGCATACCTTGGTGATCATCATGGATTTGATTTTTTAATTGAACCTGGGAAAGCTCTGGATCCTGAAAAATATTTCATAGTTGCTACAGATATGTTTCAAAATGGTTTGTCTAGCTCACCAAGCAATACCCTGCCTCCATTTGATGGGCCGAATTTCCCTTTAATTTCAATAAGAGACAATGTGAAGGCAGGATATAAATTAGTTACTGAACTCTTTAAAGTTAAAAAGATAAAAGGTGTTGTAGGATTCTCAATGGGAGCTCAACAGGCCTTTCAGTGGGCTGTAAGTTATCCAGATTTTGTTGAAAAAATAGTGGGTATAGCAGGCTCAGCAGTAGAGTATCCGCACGGCATAGTAAGACTGGAAGGTTTTATATCTGCAATAAAAGCAGATGCCTCTTTTGAGAATGGTCAGTATATGTCCCCACCTGAAGTAGGACTCAGAGCAGGAGGAGCGCACTGGGCCAGTTGGGGCTGGTCTCAAGAATGGTATCGACAAGGCCTCTATAAAGAAATGGGCTTGAAAGATACCGATGAAGTTATAGATTGGTTTGAAGAATTTGTATTAACCTGGGATGCCAATAATCTTATAGCCCTAGCTAGAACCTGGCAAAATAATAATATTGGAAATACACCTGGATTTAATGGTAATTATTCAGAAGCATTAGGATCTATAAAAGCCGATGTCTTATATATGCCGAGCGAAACGGATATGTACTTTCATATTGATGCATTAACCAGAGAAGCTAGCATGATTCCTGGGGTTAAGCTTAAAGTAATTCCTTCACTTTGGGGTCACATAGCTGGAGCAGGCTTTTCAGCTGAAGATATAGAATTCATGAATAATGAAATAATAGAGTTTTACAAATAATTTCTAATTTTATCCTGAATTACATATAAGTTCGTTTTGGTTTAAACTCTATCTGTGGGGAATATAAAGCACGTAACAACCGTCACTCCGGTAGAAGAAATATTAAATATTTTAGATGAGGATGCGGGTGTTATTATTGATGACTTTCTTGAATCAGCAGACTTAGCTCAAATTAAAAAAGATCTTCGACCCTTCCTGAATGTTACTAACAATGGCCAAGATGAATTCACTGGTTTCGAGACTAAAAGAGTTGGTGCTCTATTGGCCAGATCAGAAACATGTCAAAATTTAGCGCTGGATCCATTAATTAATAAACTAGCAGACGGGTTTTTGGGACCTCACTGCGAAAATTATCAACTGCATTTCTCTTCTGCTATTCAAATTGGACCGGGAGAATCAAGTCAAATTCTTCACAGAGATCGGGGAGTTTGGGGAGGGTATATTCCAAGAAAGATTGAAACACAATTCAGTACCGTCTGGGCAATTAATGATTTCACTAAAGAAAATGGAGCAACACAAGTAGTTCCTGGATCGCATAAATGGGATAAAAATAGACAACCACAGATTGAAGAAATTGCTTATGCAGAAATGAAAGCAGGATCTGTATTTATCTATACTGGATCGGTATTACATGGTGGTGGAACTAACACAACTGAGGAAACTAGATTAGGAATTTTCTTGCACTATGCACCTAGCTGGTTAAGGCAGCAAGAGAATCAATATCTCTCATATCCTCCAGAAGTCGCTAAAAAATTTACTTCTGAACTTCGTTCTTTGATTGGCTACTCAAAGGGGGGGTATGTTCTTGGATTCTTTACGGATCCAAATGACAAAGAAGGCAAATTGGAGTCAGTATCTCCTGAAAAGTTATTTGGTGATTCAAAAGATAAATATGCAACTTTAGCCACACCTGAAAAGCTAGTAAAAGAATCTTCAAGAAAATAAGCTAAAGGATTAGTGGATAACAGAACCCAAGAGTTTCTTACAAAACCGATCGTGCCATTGCTGATAAGAATGTCAGCTCCAAATACCTTAGCTTTTTTTATCCAATCAATAGTTGTACTTACAGAAGTCTGGTTTATTAGTAAGTTGGGAACAAAGTCACTTGCTGCAGTAGCGCTTGCTTTTCCATTATTGATGCTAACACAAACTATGTCCGGTGGCGCACTCGGAGGGGCTATCAGCTCAGCTATAGCTCGAAGTATGGGGGCTAATGATATAGATCGCGCAGAAAAATTAATTTGGCATTCAATAGTTATCTCGATTTCTGGAGCATTTACCTTTTTAATTTTATTTTTATTATTTGGGAAAGGTCTTCTTTATTTACTGGGAGGTAGAGGAGAAATTCTTGAAGAATCCTATTTGTATTGCTCAGTTCTCTTCTTCGGAGGAATACTTATATGGTTATCAGGAAGTTTAAGTGCCGTCTTAAGAGGAATGGGAAATATGCGCTTTCCTGCAACACTCATGATCATTGCTTCTCTTCTACAAGTTCTTCTCTCTGGAGGATTTATTTTGGGGTGGTATGGATTTCCTAAACTAGGAGTCGCTGGTGCCGCTATCGCTGCCTTGATCAGCAGTATGATTATGGTATCGATAATTGTCATGAAGCTATTATCTACCTCAGTTCCGGCGATGCTGAAACGAGAAAAATTAATTTTGAGCAAACCGCTATTCTCTAATATCTTTGAGGTAGCTATTCCAGCATCGGCCTCTCCACTTCTAACTGTAGGCACAATATTAGTGTTGACCGGTTTAGTTGGAACCTTCGGAACAGAAGCTCTTGCAGGATATGGCATTGGTTCGAGGGTAGAATTTCTTATGATTCCTCTTATTTTTGGGATTGGCACGGCCATGACATCTATTGTGGGTGCGAATATAGGCGCTAATAACATAGTGAGAGCAGAGAGAGTTGGTAATTATGGTGGATCAATGGCGGGTTTAGTTTCAGTGCTTATAGGCTTTTCTTTGGCCTTTTTTCCTGACTTGTGGATCCATTATTTTACTGATGACCCAAAAGCTTACGAAGTCACAAAAAAATATATTCAAATTGTCGGCCCTTTTTATGCCTTTCAAGGGATAGGTCTTTCTCTATATTTTGCTTCTCAAGGCGCTAACGCAATGTTTTGGCCGACAGTGGCGACGATTGCAAGATTTTTGATAGCAGGCTTAGGAGGAAGTATTTCAATTTATATCTTAGGATTTGGTATAGAGTCGATTTTCCTATCCTCTTCGATAGCAATGATGATTTTCGGCACTATGATTTTTGTCTCACTAAAAAGAGGAGCATGGAGAAAGCATGGCCCTAAATATTCTTAACTTCGCCAGATTTGAGCATGGCTCTATTTTTTGGTTGATAGGTCACGATATACGCCCTCCT is a window encoding:
- a CDS encoding alpha/beta hydrolase, which gives rise to MKKFLVLYLISFASLNVYSNYTLDQETTIAEINGISLAYKSIGMEEDPPVLMVMGLLASHKVWGETIVNGLVDSGYRVILFDNRDTGDSEKLDRLGRPNLYWKYFLYSLGIGFNAPYTLEDMAYDGIALLDHLDIEEAHIIGASMGGMIAQIIASKFPDKTTSLVSLMSSPRIPKTSEISQGNQENLRNMENVDTEGAREYGFYPRAMPRQLTAVFKAGDRSDIVKNISVPTLVLHGEDDALIPVSYGRLTSELIPNSTFKVYKDMGHNLPKEVIPILIEDIVNFYKKVDEVL
- a CDS encoding alpha/beta fold hydrolase — its product is MIKILKFPILITLILCSPLFYAEGNHKIFNLGDFDLESGITLPNAKLSYVTHGKLNKEKDNLIVVPSAYLGDHHGFDFLIEPGKALDPEKYFIVATDMFQNGLSSSPSNTLPPFDGPNFPLISIRDNVKAGYKLVTELFKVKKIKGVVGFSMGAQQAFQWAVSYPDFVEKIVGIAGSAVEYPHGIVRLEGFISAIKADASFENGQYMSPPEVGLRAGGAHWASWGWSQEWYRQGLYKEMGLKDTDEVIDWFEEFVLTWDANNLIALARTWQNNNIGNTPGFNGNYSEALGSIKADVLYMPSETDMYFHIDALTREASMIPGVKLKVIPSLWGHIAGAGFSAEDIEFMNNEIIEFYK
- the pip gene encoding prolyl aminopeptidase — protein: MKFFNKENKLYPPIEPYDSGYIKQGIHEIYYEQCGNPKGKPAVFLHGGPGGGAGSFSRRFFNPKKYRIVLFDQRGCGKSKPHTCLENNTTWHLVEDIESIRKKLSIDKWLVFGGSWGSTLALAYAQSHPQNVTELVLRGIFMLRHKEIQWFYQYGASELYPEAWQGFLNEIPKEKRGDLVDAYREIFNGDDEEKKLSAAKAWSKWEASTSFINHNPEAVKDSVDSKFALAFALIENHYFVNNGFLENENQLLDNIDKIRDIPAVIIQGRYDVVCPPTTAYELHSRWPESELKIAPFSGHSAFEKEITHLLIETTDRFSKT
- a CDS encoding phytanoyl-CoA dioxygenase family protein, which produces MGNIKHVTTVTPVEEILNILDEDAGVIIDDFLESADLAQIKKDLRPFLNVTNNGQDEFTGFETKRVGALLARSETCQNLALDPLINKLADGFLGPHCENYQLHFSSAIQIGPGESSQILHRDRGVWGGYIPRKIETQFSTVWAINDFTKENGATQVVPGSHKWDKNRQPQIEEIAYAEMKAGSVFIYTGSVLHGGGTNTTEETRLGIFLHYAPSWLRQQENQYLSYPPEVAKKFTSELRSLIGYSKGGYVLGFFTDPNDKEGKLESVSPEKLFGDSKDKYATLATPEKLVKESSRK
- a CDS encoding oxidative damage protection protein, which gives rise to MRKVFCKKYGEELEGLDKPPYPGQKGEDIFDNVSKKAWEEWLEHQKMLINEGQINLADRDSRKWLNEQMDLFLSGKDYAKPTGFKPVE
- the mutY gene encoding A/G-specific adenine glycosylase, with amino-acid sequence MSELSKKLIKWHKKSGRKDLPWQIQTNPYKVWISEVMLQQTQVQTVIPYYLRFIDRFPNINSLAESNENEVLSYWSGLGYYSRGRNLLKTAKILKDDFNSMMPQCSQKLESLPGIGKSTAGAILSLGFKQKAPILDGNAKRLLVRYFKVEEPIDSTKTIKNLWEIASKNLPHQECDIYTQAIMDVGSLICKRKSPDCENCPLNKTCLSFKEGIQDSLPLKSPSKKKPSKQLYWLLLQNKEGEVLLENRTSKGVWRGLWTFISFDEIESRKEFIKRLPKGYEFIEQHLKLKHTFTHYKLDIDTTLVRLNEDFQNLDNNKVWFNNKELSEIGMPMPVTKILKDHIEDAQSFL